In Holophagales bacterium, one DNA window encodes the following:
- a CDS encoding ribosome maturation factor RimP, which yields MATIKVTPELEAELSALAAASGCELVHCEFKGGLLRLFIDRPEGVTLDDCELVARQASALLDVLDFGGSRYTLEVSSPGLDRQLYGLRDYEKFVGRLVRLTYRPEDGSSRRTIVGRLEGLNAGDPDPLVVVREDPRQEALVVPFGRVVVARLEIEL from the coding sequence ATGGCAACGATCAAGGTGACCCCGGAGCTCGAAGCCGAGCTCTCCGCCCTCGCGGCGGCCAGCGGCTGCGAGCTCGTCCACTGCGAGTTCAAAGGGGGACTCCTTCGCCTTTTCATCGACCGGCCCGAAGGCGTCACGCTCGATGATTGCGAGTTGGTGGCGCGGCAGGCGTCCGCGTTGCTCGACGTGCTCGACTTCGGCGGCTCGCGTTACACGCTCGAGGTCAGCTCGCCGGGCCTCGACCGCCAGCTCTACGGGCTGCGGGATTACGAGAAGTTCGTCGGTCGCCTGGTGCGGCTGACTTATCGCCCCGAGGACGGAAGCAGCCGCCGCACCATCGTCGGCCGCCTCGAGGGCTTGAATGCCGGCGATCCCGATCCGTTGGTCGTCGTGCGGGAGGATCCGCGCCAGGAGGCGTTGGTCGTCCCGTTCGGACGCGTCGTCGTCGCCAGGCTCGAGATCGAACTCTAG
- the nusA gene encoding transcription termination factor NusA, with translation MPQQVQSQDINLIEVLRQVAREKDIDLERWILALEDAMASAAKKQHRIKEPVRAHFDRETGHFEAFIYKKVVDEVVDPAAEWSVDEAQEHKPGAVAGDEVLLPVSTDGLGRIAAQSAKQVLYQRVREAEREKIYNEYIDRVGEIVNGTVKRFERGDIIVDLGRTEAIVPRDHQSRSERYSQGERIRAVIADVHKQPKGPQVVLSRTSKQLLIKLFEMEVPEIYDGTVVIKNAVRAAGERAKVAVYSRERDVDPVGACVGMKGSRVQAIIRELRGEKIDIIEYSDDLVTFAQSALAPAKITRVSVHHTGPAPHLDVIVEDEQLSLAIGKRGQNVRLASELIGCRIDIKSESDVKGEVADALARLLQTEFAASAKPVDEDVDFAAVAGLPAETADLLRASGLGTLRALLESSASELVELEGVDQEAADKLLAWAAERQIALDGEPEAAHEVVADLMAASEQAAAPTISDQDFLAALSKAFQESERQSQKAAAQAGEAEAASAPSDEDSSGA, from the coding sequence ATGCCCCAGCAGGTACAGAGCCAGGACATCAACTTGATCGAGGTGCTGCGCCAGGTCGCGCGCGAGAAGGACATCGACCTCGAGCGCTGGATCCTCGCCCTCGAGGACGCGATGGCCTCGGCCGCCAAGAAGCAGCACCGGATCAAAGAGCCGGTGCGGGCCCACTTCGACCGCGAGACCGGACACTTCGAGGCCTTCATCTACAAGAAGGTCGTCGACGAGGTGGTCGATCCGGCAGCGGAGTGGTCGGTGGATGAGGCTCAGGAGCACAAGCCGGGGGCGGTAGCCGGCGACGAGGTGCTCCTCCCCGTGTCGACCGACGGTCTCGGTCGCATCGCCGCCCAGTCGGCCAAGCAGGTGCTCTACCAGAGAGTGCGCGAGGCCGAGCGCGAGAAGATCTACAACGAATACATCGACCGCGTCGGCGAGATCGTCAACGGCACGGTCAAGCGCTTCGAGCGCGGCGACATCATCGTCGATCTCGGCCGCACCGAGGCGATCGTGCCGCGCGACCATCAGTCGCGCAGCGAGCGCTACAGCCAGGGCGAACGGATCCGCGCCGTCATTGCCGACGTCCACAAGCAGCCCAAGGGCCCGCAGGTCGTCCTCTCGCGTACCAGCAAGCAGCTGCTGATCAAGCTCTTCGAAATGGAAGTGCCGGAGATCTACGACGGCACCGTGGTGATCAAGAACGCCGTCCGCGCCGCCGGCGAGCGCGCCAAGGTGGCGGTCTACAGCCGCGAGCGCGACGTCGACCCGGTGGGCGCCTGCGTCGGCATGAAGGGCTCTCGCGTGCAGGCGATCATCCGCGAGCTGCGCGGCGAGAAGATCGACATCATCGAGTACAGCGACGACCTGGTCACCTTCGCGCAGAGCGCCCTCGCTCCGGCCAAGATCACCCGCGTCTCCGTGCACCACACCGGCCCGGCCCCTCACCTCGACGTCATCGTCGAGGACGAGCAGCTCTCGCTGGCGATCGGCAAGCGGGGACAGAACGTCCGCCTCGCCTCCGAGCTGATCGGCTGCCGCATCGACATCAAGAGCGAGAGCGACGTCAAGGGCGAAGTGGCCGACGCGCTGGCGCGCCTGCTGCAGACCGAGTTCGCGGCGAGCGCCAAGCCGGTCGACGAGGACGTCGACTTCGCTGCCGTCGCCGGCCTCCCGGCGGAGACCGCCGACCTCTTGCGCGCCTCCGGCCTCGGCACGCTGCGCGCCCTGCTCGAATCCTCGGCGAGCGAGCTCGTCGAGCTCGAAGGCGTCGACCAGGAGGCGGCCGACAAGCTGCTCGCCTGGGCCGCCGAGCGCCAGATCGCCCTCGACGGTGAACCGGAAGCCGCGCACGAGGTGGTCGCCGACCTGATGGCGGCCTCCGAACAGGCGGCTGCTCCCACGATCTCGGACCAGGACTTCCTCGCGGCCCTGTCGAAGGCCTTCCAGGAGAGCGAGCGTCAGAGCCAGAAGGCCGCCGCCCAGGCTGGCGAGGCCGAAGCGGCCAGCGCTCCGTCCGACGAAGACTCCTCCGGCGCCTGA